In one window of Onychomys torridus chromosome 7, mOncTor1.1, whole genome shotgun sequence DNA:
- the Inka1 gene encoding PAK4-inhibitor INKA1, with amino-acid sequence MHSARLDSFLSQLRWELLCGRDTGSPPVPGPLQPKPKTDPSVQPKRQFRASDALEEDSVCCVEEEEEEEALVAEDRGVPLGCPREHALDWDSGFSEVSGSTWPEEELSVPRRQAPSERPPHSQRFSVSDLPLRSRAAVTGITPAHRPRPKSTPDACLEHWQGLEAEDWTAALLNRGRSRQPLVLGDNCFADLVHNWMELPEAAGEESDGGVPRARARPPQFLLGLSEQLRRRLARARRAAMAGKRLSYPPRPEPDLPADISRFAALMNCRSRQPIIYNDVSYL; translated from the exons ATGCACAGCGCTCGGCTTGACAGCTTCCTGAGCCAGCTCCGCTGGGAACTG tTGTGTGGTCGGGACACAGGCTCACCTCCAGTGCCTGGGCCATTGCAACCAAAACCCAAAACGGATCCAAGCGTACAGCCCAAACGCCAGTTCAGGGCCTCAGACGCTCTGGAAGAGGACTCTGTCTGctgtgtggaagaggaggaggaagaggaagccttGGTAGCTGAAGACAGGGGTGTACCCTTGGGATGTCCCAGGGAACATGCCTTAGACTGGGACTCTGGCTTTTCAGAGGTGTCAGGCAGTACATGGCCAGAGGAAGAGCTGTCTGTACCCCGGCGTCAAGCACCCTCAGAACGGCCACCTCATAGCCAGCGTTTCTCAGTCAGTGACCTCCCCCTGCGTAGCAGGGCAGCTGTAACTGGCATAACACCTGCCCACCGTCCGAGGCCCAAGTCCACTCCAGATGCTTGCCTGGAACATTGGCAGGGATTGGAAGCAGAGGATTGGACGGCAGCCCTGCTGAACAGGGGCCGTAGTAGGCAGCCCCTGGTGCTAGGGGATAACTGTTTTGCTGATTTGGTTCACAACTGGATGGAGCTGCCTGAGGCAGCCGGTGAGGAGAGTGATGGAGGTGTACCCCGAGCCCGTGCTCGACCCCCTCAGTTCCTGCTTGGCCTCTCTGAGCAGCTTCGGAGGCGGCTGGCCAGGGCTCGCCGGGCAGCTATGGCAGGAAAGCGACTGTCATACCCACCTCGTCCAGAACCTGACCTGCCTGCGGACATCTCCCGATTTGCAGCCCTCATGAACTGTCGCAGCCGCCAACCTATCATCTATAATGATGTCAGCTACCTCTGA